The Cryomorphaceae bacterium sequence AAATATCATTTCCAATACAGAGGATATGCTCAGGTTTAGCAAGGCACTTGCAAATGACAAACTCATCAGCAAGGAATCATTCGCGACTTTTACCACACCGGTAAAAAACGGTTATGCCCTGGGGTTTATGTCGCATCACAACCACGGCCATCCATATATCGGTCACAATGGAGGCAACCACGGCTATCAGGCCAACTGGAAGTATTTTCCGAATGAGAACATGCACGTTGTTATTCTATGCAACTCATATTCTGCACCTTTCGGAGATATTGTGGCCACTGTGGCCGATATACTTTTTGACCAACCTTTTGAAATACCTGTTGCCCGACATGAGATTATTCTCTCACCGGAGCAACTGGCAGCATTTGAAGGCGCCTATCGCGTGTCGGACGACATGATTTTTGAAGTGAAAATCCGGGACAATCAACTCACTTTTCAGGCTACGGGCCAGGATGCCTACCCGATCTTTCCCTATGATCAACGCCATTTTTTTATCAAGGGCACTGATATAACAGTAGCATTTGAAGAAAACGGCAACAAGGAAATCACCGCCCTTGTGTGGACTCAAAGCGGTAACGCAAGTCGATTTGAAAAACTGGATAGCACAGAATAACCTCAAAACATTTTAATTGAAATGAAGAGCAAGGAGCAAAAACTACGGCAAATAGTACAGAACCTCACCTATCACAAGTTTGTACACGAGGCTTGTTTGCATCTCGAAAAGCTGGATGGCACGTCGTCACTTCGGTCATGTTTTGGCGATTTACCGGAGCATCGACCCTTTTATGTGGCAAGTATCAACAAGCTCTTTGTAGCCGCCTTGATTTTTAAACTGGTGGAAGAAGAAAAAATTCACCTTCACACTCCTATTCACCATGTGTTGCCCTCTGCCTTAACAGACGGCCTTCATGTGTACAACGGCACCGACTACAGCGATACCATTACCGTGAAGCAGCTGCTGTCGCACACCTCCGGACTTCGATGCTACCTGATTGATCGTCATCCCGATGGCACCACCATGATGAATCGGCTGCAACGAGGTGAAAACACAGCGTTGACCCTTGAAACGGCCGTAAAAAGAGTTCGGGCTATGCGTCCGGCTTTTGAACCCGGCAAATCAGGTAAGGCGCATTATAGCAATACCAACTATCACTTGCTGGCGGGGATTGCCGAAACGGTTACGGGTGTACCCATCGAAAAGCAAATGCAGGAAATGTTTGTGAAGCTGGGAATGCGCAGCACTTTTGTGATTGCTCCCAATGAAAAGCGCGACTATCACCCAGTGCGATTCA is a genomic window containing:
- a CDS encoding class A beta-lactamase-related serine hydrolase; this translates as MKSKEQKLRQIVQNLTYHKFVHEACLHLEKLDGTSSLRSCFGDLPEHRPFYVASINKLFVAALIFKLVEEEKIHLHTPIHHVLPSALTDGLHVYNGTDYSDTITVKQLLSHTSGLRCYLIDRHPDGTTMMNRLQRGENTALTLETAVKRVRAMRPAFEPGKSGKAHYSNTNYHLLAGIAETVTGVPIEKQMQEMFVKLGMRSTFVIAPNEKRDYHPVRFKNTRPPLDAFFGASRYDVASTTPDLIRFLRAYITGELFPADKVMEGQQWNRIFFPFHYGTGLQRFSIPRFLSPFQAVPEMWGHSGSVGSALFFLPRHNILVAGTTNQLATPQRIYRGIIQAVKVFEGP